ACCTGACCGGGCAGACCAATACCGGGCCGCGCCAGGACTTCTTCTACTTCAACGATGACGGGCAACTGGTGGCGATGCGCCACAACGACTGGAAGTTCGTGTTCTGCGAGCAGCGCCAGCCGGGCGGCTTCCAGGTCTGGGCCAACCCGTTCACCTGCCTGCGCGTGCCCAAGGCATTCAACCTGCGCATGGACCCCTATGAGCGGGCCGATACGGTTTCCGACCAGTACTATGACTGGACCGCGAAGAACGCCTACATGATCAGTTATGCGTCCTCGCGCGTGGCACCGTTCCTCCAGTCGTTCAAGGACTACCCACCCAGCCAGCGGCCGGCGAGCTTCACCATCGACCAGATGACCGAAGCGGTGATGTCGTCGATCGACAGGGGCGCGGCCGGCGGCAAGTAACCTCCGGCGTAACCGGCCAGCCGGCCTCCGATGCAGGGGCCGGCTGGCCCATTCCAGAGGGATCGCACCATGGTAGAAGCGCGCGCCGGCGCAGGCTCCGGCAAGGATAAGGTGCGGCATGCGACGGCCACCAACGGGCAGGGCGCCCGGGCCGCCGCGCAGGCAGGGCAGGACAAGCTGGCGTGGCAGGACGCCGTGCTGGTGCCTGCCCTGCTGCTTTTTGCCTCGGGCACCGCGGGGCTGGTTTTTCAGGTGCTGTGGATCCGGCAACTTGCGCTGGTGGTGGGCGTCGAAGTCCACGCTGTCACTACCGCCGTGAGCGCGTTTTTCGGTGGCCTGGCACTGGGCGGCTGGGCCTTCGGCCGCAGTGCCGACCGCCATGGTGATCCGCTGCGGCTGTATGCCCGGCTCGAGATCGCGGTGCTGCTACTGGGCATCGGCGCGACGCTGGCACTGGCCCGCGCCGCCGCGCCGTTTGCCTGGATGGAGGACCGGGTGGGCCTGCTGGCGTGGGCGTTGCCGTTCGTGCTGGTGATCCTGCCGGCGGCCGCGATGGGCGGCACGCTGCCGGTGCTGATGCGCGTGCTGGGCTCGCGCCCGGGCCGCGTTGGCACCCACGGCGGGCGGCTCTATGCCGCCAACACCGCCGGCGCGATCGCCGGCACGCTGCTGGCGGGCTTTGTGCTGGTGCCCGGGCTTGGCATCCTCGGCAGCGCCATGGCGGCGGGCGCGCTCAACGGCGTTGCGGCGCTGGCAGCGTGGCTGCTGGCGCGGCGGGCAACGAACCCGTCCGCTCCCGCCGGCGCTCATGCAGCGCAAGATGCCGCTGCCACCGGCGATGTCGCCAACGGCCGGCTCGCGCTGCTGCTGTATGCCGCCGCCGGCGGCATCGCGCTGGGCTATGAGGTGGTGTGGTCGCAGGCGATCGTCCAGTTTCTCAGCACCCGCACCTTCGCCTTCACCGTGGTGCTGGCCACCTACCTGGCGGGGCTGGCCATCGGCAGCGCGCTCGCCGCGCGCCATGCCGACCGCGTGCGCGATCCGTGGGGTGCCTTCGGTTTGCTGGTGGCGGCGGCCGGGCTGGTGGCGTTGCTGGAATTCGTGCTGCTGGGCGAATGGCTGCTGCGCGCACAGGGCAGCCTGTCGGCGTGGGTGCAGGCGCTGACCGCGAGCCCGTTGCTGGCGGCGTGCGCGAGATTTGCGCTGGCGGCGCTGACGGTGGTGTTCGTACCGACGCTGCTGCTCGGTGCGGCGTTCCCGTTCGTGCTGCGCGTCAGTGTCGACAGCCGGCGCATCGGCGCGGGCGTGGGCAGCGTGATCGCGCTCAACACGCTGGGCGGCATCGCCGGCACGGCGCTGGCCGGCTTCGTGCTGGTGCCTCACCTGGGGCTGGTGCGTACGCTGTCGCTGCTGGCGGTCGCGGCGGCGGTGGTCGGCGTGGTGGCGGTGGCGCTGGGCAGTGGGGTGCGGCCCGCGGCGCGCTGGGCGGTGCCGATGTTGGGTGTGCTGGCGGTGATCGCCGCTGCGCTGGCGCCGCCGGACCGCCTCGCCACGCTGCTGGCGCGGGCGCGCGGCGGCGAACTGGTGTTCTACGAGGAAGGGCGCGGCGCCACCGTGGCGGTGGTGGAGCAGGCCTCCGCCACCAACCGCTTCCGGCGCCTCTACATTCAGGGCGTGTCCAATTCCGGCGATGCCATGACCTCGCAGCGCTATATGCGGCTGCAGGCGCTGCTGCCGTTGATCGTGCACAACGGCACGCCGAAGTCTGCGCTGGTGATCGGCCTGGGCACCGGCATCACGGCCGGCGCGACGCTGGCGTGGCCAGGGCTGGAGCAGCGCGTGGTGGCGGAGTTGCTGCCGCCGGTCGCACGCGCGGTGCCCAGCTTCAAGGGGAATTTCGGCGTGGCCACCGACCCGCGCGTGGAGATCCGCCTGCGCGACGGCCGGCGCGAGCTGCTGCAGAGCCCGCAGCACTACGACCTGATCACGCTGGAGCCGCCGCCGCCGTCTGCCGTCG
The window above is part of the Cupriavidus taiwanensis LMG 19424 genome. Proteins encoded here:
- a CDS encoding fused MFS/spermidine synthase, encoding MVEARAGAGSGKDKVRHATATNGQGARAAAQAGQDKLAWQDAVLVPALLLFASGTAGLVFQVLWIRQLALVVGVEVHAVTTAVSAFFGGLALGGWAFGRSADRHGDPLRLYARLEIAVLLLGIGATLALARAAAPFAWMEDRVGLLAWALPFVLVILPAAAMGGTLPVLMRVLGSRPGRVGTHGGRLYAANTAGAIAGTLLAGFVLVPGLGILGSAMAAGALNGVAALAAWLLARRATNPSAPAGAHAAQDAAATGDVANGRLALLLYAAAGGIALGYEVVWSQAIVQFLSTRTFAFTVVLATYLAGLAIGSALAARHADRVRDPWGAFGLLVAAAGLVALLEFVLLGEWLLRAQGSLSAWVQALTASPLLAACARFALAALTVVFVPTLLLGAAFPFVLRVSVDSRRIGAGVGSVIALNTLGGIAGTALAGFVLVPHLGLVRTLSLLAVAAAVVGVVAVALGSGVRPAARWAVPMLGVLAVIAAALAPPDRLATLLARARGGELVFYEEGRGATVAVVEQASATNRFRRLYIQGVSNSGDAMTSQRYMRLQALLPLIVHNGTPKSALVIGLGTGITAGATLAWPGLEQRVVAELLPPVARAVPSFKGNFGVATDPRVEIRLRDGRRELLQSPQHYDLITLEPPPPSAVGVANLYSTDFYRLAAARLQPGGLVAQWLPLPTQNDADTRMLVRSFLDVFPHATLWTTELHEMLLVGSMSPLPLDVAQIRARFAQPGVAAALQAVGVRSAAALLATWVTDRAGLDWYAADAPPVTDDRPRIEYAGWVRPDAFPESLSRLLSLQSEPPLAGADDAFWRELRHEREILHTFYHAGLDAYRGDREAWASHITQAMRADPDNPYYAWFVGGQGRRAPAASQNTPRNAP